Within Burkholderia cepacia GG4, the genomic segment TCGGATACGCGGTTCGGCACGCTGACGTTCGGCCGCCAGTACGATTCGATCGTGGACTACCTGCAGCCGTTGACGGCGCCCGGCCAGTTCGGCGGGCCGTTCGTGCATGCCGGCGACATCGACAATACCGACAACTCGTTTCGCGTCGACAACGCGATCAAGTATGCGAGCCCGAGCTTCGGCGGCCTGACGTTCGGCGGCATGTACTCGTTCACGAACTCGACCGCGTCGGGGCGCGGCACGACCGGGATGTGGAGCGTCGGCGCGAGTTATTCGATCGCGTCGTTCAACGTCGCGGCCGCTTACCTGTACGCGAAGAATCCGGCGCTGCTGTTCACGGACGGCGATTTCGTGTCCAACACGACGGGCCCGGCGATCGGCGCATCCGGGCCGTTCAGCTATATCGGCAATCCGGCCAACGAGCAGGTGGTGGGTGCGGCGGCCAGCTATGCGTTCGGCCATGCGACGGTCGGGCTCGACTTTACCGATACGCGCTTCGAGCGCGCGAACGGCACGACGTCGACGGTCCGCTTCGACAACTATGAAGTCTGGGCGCGCTATGCGCTGACCGCCGCGTGGTCGGTTGGTGGCGCCTATACGTATACGCACGGGCATGTCGGCTACTCGGATGCCGCACCGATCTACCATCAGGCCGGCCTGACGACGTCGTACGCGCTGTCGAAGCGCACGGCGGTTTATGCGATGGGCGTCTACCAGCGCGCGGGCGGTGCGGCGGCGCAGGCCGCGATTTTCGATGGCGTGGTCGGCAACGCGTCGAGCAACAATCATCAGATCGCGTTGCGGATCGGGATGTATCACCTGTTCTAAACCTCATGGGGCGGGCGGCGAGCGCCGGCCCCAACATTTTGGCGGATAAGCGATGAGAATTCTGGTACCGGTGAAACGAGTGGTCGATTACAACGTGAAGGTCCGCGTGAAGTCGGACAACACGGGCGTCGACATCGCGAACGTGAAGATGTCGATAAACCCGTTCGACGAAATCGCGGTGGAAGAAGCCGTGCGCCTGAAGGAGGCGGGTGTCGCGACCGAAGTGATCGCGGTGTCGGTGGGGGTGACGCAAGCGCAGGAAACGCTGCGTACGGCGCTGGCGATCGGCGCGGATCGCGCGATCCTCGTCGAAGCGCATGACGGCGTCGAGCCGCTTGGCGTCGCGAAGGTGCTGAAGGCGCTGGTCGACAAGGAGCAGCCGCAGTTGGTGATCCTCGGCAAGCAGGCGATCGACGACGATTCGAACCAGACCGGCCAGATGCTGGCTGCGCTGGCAGGCCTGCCGCAAGCGACGTTCGCGTCGAAGGTGACGATTGCAGACGGCAAGGCGACGGTTGCACGTGAAGTTGACGGCGGTGCGGAAACGCTCTCGCTTCAACTGCCCGCCGTCGTCACCACGGATCTACGCCTGAACGAGCCGCGCTACGTGACGCTGCCGAACATCATGAAGGCAAAGAAGAAGCCGCTGGAAACCGTCAAGCCGGAAGACCTGGGCGTGGACGTCACGCCGCGCCTGAAGACGCTGAAGGTGGTCGAGCCGCCGAAGCGCGCAGCCGGCGTGAAGGTGCCGGACGTGAAGACGCTGGTCGAGAAGCTGAAGACCGAAGCCAAGGTGCTGTAAGAGGGAGCGGAAAGAAATGACGATTCTGGTGATTGCAGAACACGACAACGCGTCGATCAAGGCCGCGACGCTGAACACGGTGGCAGCGGCGGCCGAGGTTGGCAAATTCGTCGGCGGTGACATTCACGTGCTGGTCGCGGGCCACAACGCGCAAGCGGCGGCCGACGCAGCGGCGAAGATCGCAGGTGTTTCGAAGGTGCTGCTGGCCGACGCGCCGCAACTGGCCGCAGGCCTGGCGGAAAACGTCGAAGCCACCGCGCTGAACATCGCGAAGGACTATTCGCACATCCTCGCGCCGGCGACGGTGTACGGCAAGAACATCGCGCCGCGCATCGCCGCGAAGCTGGACGTCGCGCAGATTTCGGACATCACGGCAGTCGATTCGGCCGACACGTTCGAGCGTCCGATCTATGCAGGCAACGCGATCGCGACGGTGCAGTCGAGCGACCCGATCAAGGTCATCACGGTACGTGCAACGGGCTTCGATCCAGTTGCAGCGGAAGGCGGTAGCGCATCGATCGAGAAGATCGACGCAGCGCCCGACGCGGGGATTTCGCAGTTCCTGAGCCGTGAAGTGACGAAGCTGGACCGTCCGGAACTCACCAGCGCGAAGATCATCGTGTCGGGCGGCCGCGGTCTGGGCAGCGGCGAGAACTACACGAAGGTGCTGGAGCCGCTGGCGGACAAGCTGTCGGCAGCACTCGGCGCATCGCGCGCGGCAGTCGACGCCGGCTACGTGCCGAACGACTACCAGGTCGGCCAGACCGGCAAGATCGTCGCACCGCAGCTGTACATCGCGGTCGGCATCTCGGGTGCGATCCAGCACCTGGCCGGCATGAAGGATTCGAAGGTGATCGTCGCGATCAACAAGGATCCGGAGGCGCCGATCTTCAGCGTGGCCGACTACGGCCTCGTCGGCGATCTGTTCGTCGAGCTGCCCGGAATCGTGGCCGCCTTGTAGCATGGCTGACTCACACCGGCCGCCACCACTCGCGAGCGCTCCGGGCGCGTTGCGGGAAGCGCGCAGGCAGGCAGCGCTCGTCGCGAACTCCGACGACGCTGCCGTATGGCGCTGGTTTTCGTCGCTGATGGACGACCGCCGGGTCCGCTGGTGTCACGCGACAGACCGATGGTTCGTCAGCGTCGACAACCGGCACGTGGCAACCGAGCCGAGCTTCGACAGTGCGATTCGCTCCGCCAAGGTGGCGGTGGAGCGACGGCACATATCGCAGATCGGCCGGACGACGCGCCAACAGCGAAACCTGTAACGCGACGTCGTTGCGCTCGGCATGACGCTGACGGGCCGCATCCGGTTTTCGGTCGTGCCGGGCATGCCGCCCGTCGAATCCGTGTGCACGACACCGGTCGGCCCGTGAGCGACAGCAGGGAGCGGCTCAGCCGGCATGCGGGCAGCGGCCGCCTGATCGGTCCGGGTTGCGGGCACGCCCGTCTACAGACCGTCGGGCTGCCGGACTGCGCGCGTGACGGTCGGCCTTTGGTTGACGGCGCAGCTTTCACGACAAAACCCGGGTGGACGACGAAGAAGGCGTTTGTCGGGTATCGGACGGCGTCAACCTGACCGAACGCCGCCCTCCGGCCCTTTTGGCATGGACAGGCGACCACAGTCCCCATTTCTGAAAAGCGCGGGGCCTGACGTTTTCGTCCTCGTGCGCCGAGCTTCGCCCGGCAGATTTCTCCCAAATGCGTCACAAGTCATTCATCTGATGAAAAATCCCCGGCAGTTCCCGGTATGATGCGCACCTTGCGCATGAAATTGATGCGCCGTTGATGCGCACGCCGCGCCCAAACCGCCCGGTGCAAGATCGAAAGATTCTGTAATATAAAATCCGTATACTCGTAATTTCTGATCCAGGCGCCGCCTGCCTCCGTGCCAGGCCGACCGCTCACGCAGAACAACCAGATTCGTCGCCGCCCGGCCGTCCCGCGCCGCGACATGCTATGCACCACCACTGAACAATCTATGTCTTCCCGCCACCCTGGTCCGCCCGGCCGTGCCGCGGCGGTGATCGCCCGTGTCTCGACGCTGATCCGCAACGAGCGCGTGCTGTCGCCGCTGCTCGCGCTCGGCATCGGCCTGCTGCTGATCGTGGTTTTCCAGCACCTGTCGG encodes:
- a CDS encoding electron transfer flavoprotein subunit beta/FixA family protein, which codes for MRILVPVKRVVDYNVKVRVKSDNTGVDIANVKMSINPFDEIAVEEAVRLKEAGVATEVIAVSVGVTQAQETLRTALAIGADRAILVEAHDGVEPLGVAKVLKALVDKEQPQLVILGKQAIDDDSNQTGQMLAALAGLPQATFASKVTIADGKATVAREVDGGAETLSLQLPAVVTTDLRLNEPRYVTLPNIMKAKKKPLETVKPEDLGVDVTPRLKTLKVVEPPKRAAGVKVPDVKTLVEKLKTEAKVL
- a CDS encoding electron transfer flavoprotein subunit alpha/FixB family protein, giving the protein MTILVIAEHDNASIKAATLNTVAAAAEVGKFVGGDIHVLVAGHNAQAAADAAAKIAGVSKVLLADAPQLAAGLAENVEATALNIAKDYSHILAPATVYGKNIAPRIAAKLDVAQISDITAVDSADTFERPIYAGNAIATVQSSDPIKVITVRATGFDPVAAEGGSASIEKIDAAPDAGISQFLSREVTKLDRPELTSAKIIVSGGRGLGSGENYTKVLEPLADKLSAALGASRAAVDAGYVPNDYQVGQTGKIVAPQLYIAVGISGAIQHLAGMKDSKVIVAINKDPEAPIFSVADYGLVGDLFVELPGIVAAL
- a CDS encoding porin, which encodes MNKTIWRLSGSMVMTSACVVCPVVAHAQSTVTLYGVIDEGIDYTNNSGGKSLWHMQDGTYDGIYGSRWGLKGSEDLGGGLSAIFKLESGFSAENGQMRQGGRLFGRQAYVGLSDTRFGTLTFGRQYDSIVDYLQPLTAPGQFGGPFVHAGDIDNTDNSFRVDNAIKYASPSFGGLTFGGMYSFTNSTASGRGTTGMWSVGASYSIASFNVAAAYLYAKNPALLFTDGDFVSNTTGPAIGASGPFSYIGNPANEQVVGAAASYAFGHATVGLDFTDTRFERANGTTSTVRFDNYEVWARYALTAAWSVGGAYTYTHGHVGYSDAAPIYHQAGLTTSYALSKRTAVYAMGVYQRAGGAAAQAAIFDGVVGNASSNNHQIALRIGMYHLF